A single Crateriforma conspicua DNA region contains:
- a CDS encoding GspE/PulE family protein, whose translation MSQAAMDFTHLLIKRGIISAEQLAEAEQIAKDTDQDVGDVLVKSEYAAPEDVARALADFHKIPFVDLRETRIPENVIELVPESVARENTVIPYSEEDGALQILIADPFDLETIEKLRFILNRKIETAIAPRESINGAINQYYGQVEGESADSMLQEFTDTAIDFTETEGEDGGGGEEVVDDGSAPVIRLVNLMIQEAVQLRASDIHVEPFEDRVRIRYRIDGVCVERENAPRRMLSAIIARIKILSKIDISEKRRPTDGRIKITVGDKQLDLRVSIIPTNHGQSCVMRLLDKDNIKVGVRQLGLSQRDYRNFNGLIRRPNGIVLVTGPTGSGKTTTLYAALNALNRPDRKIITAEDPVEYYLPGINQVEVRHNIGLDFARIIRAMLRQAPNIILVGEMRDHETASMGIQASLTGHLVFSTLHTNDAPSAISRMVDIGVPGYMVASSVIAVLAQRLVRTICPRCKTRWTPPESLIADSGLPPEMVKQAEFAKGKGCTYCGKSGYRGRLGIYELMLINNKLREKMFKGAATNEIRELAIENGMSTLYADGMLKVIRGITSFEEVYRVAKRTEQEQLAMSHIVKDLASL comes from the coding sequence ATGAGCCAAGCCGCCATGGACTTCACCCATCTGCTGATCAAACGCGGCATCATCAGTGCCGAGCAGCTGGCCGAAGCGGAACAGATCGCCAAGGATACCGATCAAGACGTCGGCGACGTGTTGGTAAAATCGGAATACGCCGCCCCCGAGGACGTGGCTCGAGCACTGGCGGATTTCCACAAAATCCCCTTTGTCGACCTACGCGAAACCCGGATCCCGGAAAACGTCATCGAACTGGTCCCCGAATCGGTGGCCCGGGAAAACACGGTCATCCCGTACAGCGAAGAAGACGGGGCACTGCAAATCCTGATCGCCGACCCGTTCGACCTGGAAACGATCGAAAAACTGCGTTTCATCCTGAACCGAAAGATCGAAACCGCGATCGCGCCACGGGAATCGATCAACGGTGCGATCAACCAGTATTACGGCCAGGTCGAAGGTGAATCGGCCGACAGTATGCTGCAGGAATTCACCGACACGGCCATCGACTTCACCGAAACCGAGGGCGAAGACGGTGGCGGCGGGGAAGAAGTCGTCGACGACGGCAGCGCCCCGGTCATCCGGCTGGTCAACTTGATGATCCAAGAAGCGGTCCAATTGCGGGCCAGCGACATCCACGTCGAACCCTTCGAGGACCGTGTCCGGATCCGTTATCGAATTGACGGCGTTTGTGTGGAGAGGGAAAACGCCCCCCGGCGGATGCTGTCGGCCATCATTGCCCGCATCAAGATCCTGTCGAAGATCGACATCAGCGAAAAGCGACGCCCCACGGACGGGCGGATCAAAATCACGGTCGGCGACAAGCAGCTGGACCTGCGAGTCAGCATCATCCCGACCAACCACGGCCAATCCTGCGTGATGCGGCTGCTGGACAAGGACAACATCAAGGTCGGCGTCCGCCAGCTGGGTCTGTCCCAGCGTGACTATCGCAACTTCAACGGCCTGATCCGCCGCCCCAACGGAATCGTCTTGGTGACCGGCCCGACGGGATCGGGGAAGACCACGACACTGTACGCGGCACTGAACGCGCTGAACCGCCCGGACCGCAAGATCATCACCGCCGAAGACCCGGTGGAGTACTACCTGCCGGGGATCAACCAGGTGGAAGTCCGGCACAACATCGGACTGGACTTCGCCCGCATCATTCGGGCGATGCTGCGCCAGGCCCCCAACATCATCCTGGTCGGCGAAATGCGGGATCACGAGACCGCATCGATGGGAATCCAGGCTTCACTGACGGGACACTTGGTTTTCAGTACACTGCACACGAACGATGCGCCCAGTGCCATCAGTCGAATGGTGGACATCGGTGTACCTGGCTACATGGTCGCCAGCAGCGTCATCGCCGTGCTGGCCCAGCGGCTGGTGCGGACGATTTGCCCGCGCTGCAAGACCCGATGGACCCCGCCGGAAAGCCTGATCGCCGACAGCGGGCTGCCGCCGGAAATGGTCAAGCAGGCGGAGTTCGCCAAGGGCAAGGGATGCACCTACTGCGGCAAGTCGGGCTACCGCGGACGGCTCGGCATTTACGAACTGATGCTGATCAACAACAAGCTTCGCGAGAAGATGTTCAAGGGCGCCGCGACCAATGAAATCCGGGAACTTGCGATCGAAAACGGCATGTCCACGCTATACGCCGACGGCATGCTGAAAGTGATTCGTGGGATCACCAGCTTCGAAGAGGTCTACCGGGTCGCCAAGCGAACCGAGCAAGAACAGCTGGCGATGAGCCACATCGTCAAGGACCTGGCTTCGCTGTAA
- a CDS encoding Ig-like domain-containing protein has translation MSRNALRQLIASLTCGSARQHAAMKQSRGDGDLASRGPLRLEMLERRQLMAGDVEMMFTDGNADGLPDAGATATAQSGVLAVTGQAEGESEPDLVQFAKNLEAAGVQFFGAAWCPACTQQKELFEDGGDELPFVEVTNPDRTLNSIGIAEGISQFPTWRFPDDTEATGVLDLATISSRSGVSIPQSETPTFETIGSQTVRIGSPLHVVVDGYDPDGSVLTTTVTVEDPSLIEATVISGNRSLRLDVAGFGDMVFELFEQRAPVPAGRVADLAESGFYDGIIFHRVVNGFVIQAGDPTGTGTSGSTLGSFDDQFHPDLQHNRDGILSFAKTSDDTNNSQFFITETDTRHLDFNHSIFGQLVEGEDVREAISNMETDPPASQGGGAPTTDIVIEDASVFTDTENSVVMFKAVGGTGTTNVTITVTDEDGNTHSEVIPVTVVADTGSSTDSQPFLGDINDPVTSAVDTPAQLQLSAVDVEGDAVRYSGSIVSGQGNATLNVDSTTGLVTVTPASGFTGTVDVNLTVAAASGATGSDNQVVTFEFVESQLSAPTGLDLLATSDSGSSDSDNVTNEGTLSFTVTGVESGDTVEIINTNGDAVIGSAVATGSTVTITTSNIAALGDGSYTLAARRSNGGSSSGNSATLTVTYDNTGPATVGDTATTQANVGTQYITNLISSEEGSGLVYSLISSPTGATINPATGQITWNPQAADVGTVDFDIRLTDLAGNATDDSFSVTVSEPAVAGVRLEITDLDGNVITSVASGEEFLLRMYGQDLRPGIDRRGVFAAFADILFDANLIQPVSGTTIQYGSGFNTVQDGTFASGLIDELGAAQSNTVPSDESESLIATIRMEAIASGTVNITSEPADDSGSETLLYLSDERVPAASVAYGNISLAIDQNFTVVDDTFTVDEDSTSNTLDVLDNDTSVGGTTLTIVSVTQPTTGGAVSISNDELIFTPTADFVGEVVFSYRVANSDGVQDDATVTVTVEDVNDPPLGAPDTFTVDQGTVLNDLDVLDNDSIAPDTGEELTVTGVGTTSNGGTVTVASDGKSVLYTPPADFTGVDTFTYTLSDGEATVPVTVSVTVNPGDEPPVAVNDAFTVTEDAAEASFDILANDTRDSENQAFELLEVATPSNGGTASVGTDGELRYQPAANFVGTETVQYTIRDTGGGLAVGTVTFTVTGVNDPPPAADATADVLRSAGESVVLTVADLPTNVDSGETLQFTATGTTSQGGTVRISTAGDRIFYTPPAGDFTGDDTFTFTVSDPSGATSTATLTVTVSDYELRDFSFALSSAIPGVLHGVRLVGTDDLGAAVDVAAIQDANGQFVFADQLPGDYKIMIPAVPFLQNGGQPIELELNSAPEDGDAALEADLGRLRPQYLSIRDWFGGAARRSIVAAVSPGEEPVFMQTSQDTGDVSDPDVQLSNDGTQVIVTGKDDQDADVQATLNVQSGNRVEVRGQVGDLRLLKISVEPTDVSFTEVASAGTASTAEGEAAAATSQSVLSNDQAAEGESPVVAAVTQVDAVVPAASPISVDQTPQQDASGVGSDADTNVVGDSMDAQQVDASMPQVASRLSLLSSAADQLAEPDDDLSADAVDAALSS, from the coding sequence ATGTCGCGAAACGCTCTTCGACAACTGATTGCCAGCCTGACCTGTGGTTCCGCACGCCAGCATGCCGCGATGAAGCAGTCGCGTGGCGATGGCGATTTGGCCAGCCGTGGGCCCTTGCGGTTGGAAATGCTGGAACGTCGGCAGTTGATGGCCGGTGACGTGGAGATGATGTTCACCGACGGCAACGCCGATGGGCTGCCCGATGCGGGGGCCACCGCGACGGCACAAAGCGGTGTCTTGGCGGTGACCGGTCAAGCGGAAGGGGAATCAGAGCCGGATCTGGTCCAGTTCGCGAAAAATCTGGAAGCCGCGGGCGTGCAATTCTTCGGTGCGGCTTGGTGCCCGGCTTGTACCCAGCAGAAAGAATTGTTCGAAGACGGTGGGGATGAGCTGCCGTTTGTCGAAGTCACCAATCCGGACCGAACGCTGAACAGCATCGGCATCGCCGAAGGCATTTCGCAATTCCCGACTTGGCGGTTCCCCGACGATACCGAGGCGACCGGGGTTTTGGATTTGGCAACCATCAGCTCTCGCAGCGGCGTGTCGATCCCGCAAAGTGAAACGCCGACGTTCGAGACCATTGGTTCACAAACGGTTCGCATCGGATCGCCGCTGCATGTCGTCGTGGATGGTTACGATCCCGACGGCAGCGTGCTGACGACCACGGTCACGGTGGAAGATCCGTCCTTGATCGAAGCGACCGTGATTTCGGGCAACCGGTCGTTGCGTTTGGATGTCGCTGGGTTTGGGGACATGGTGTTCGAGCTGTTCGAACAACGGGCGCCGGTTCCCGCCGGACGCGTTGCGGATTTGGCGGAATCTGGATTCTATGACGGCATCATCTTTCACCGCGTGGTCAACGGCTTTGTGATTCAGGCCGGTGACCCAACCGGAACGGGAACCAGCGGATCGACCTTGGGCAGTTTCGACGATCAGTTCCATCCCGATCTGCAGCACAACCGTGACGGGATTCTGTCGTTCGCCAAGACGTCGGACGACACGAACAATTCGCAGTTCTTCATCACCGAAACCGACACGCGGCATCTGGACTTTAACCACTCGATCTTTGGCCAGTTGGTCGAAGGCGAAGACGTCCGTGAAGCCATCAGCAACATGGAAACCGATCCGCCGGCCAGCCAGGGCGGCGGTGCCCCGACGACCGACATCGTGATCGAAGATGCCTCGGTCTTTACCGACACCGAAAACAGTGTCGTGATGTTCAAAGCGGTCGGCGGAACGGGAACGACCAACGTCACCATTACGGTCACCGACGAAGACGGCAACACGCACAGCGAAGTCATTCCGGTGACGGTGGTCGCCGATACCGGCAGCAGCACTGATTCACAGCCATTCTTGGGTGACATCAACGACCCGGTCACCTCGGCGGTCGACACGCCGGCCCAGTTGCAATTGTCGGCCGTGGATGTCGAAGGCGACGCGGTTCGATACAGCGGTTCGATCGTCAGCGGCCAAGGCAACGCGACGCTGAACGTGGATTCGACGACCGGTCTGGTCACGGTGACGCCCGCTTCGGGTTTCACCGGCACCGTGGATGTCAACTTGACCGTGGCGGCCGCCTCCGGTGCAACGGGTAGTGACAACCAGGTCGTGACGTTCGAGTTTGTTGAATCACAGTTGTCTGCTCCCACAGGATTGGACTTGCTGGCCACCAGCGACAGCGGTTCCAGCGACAGCGACAACGTGACCAATGAGGGCACGTTGTCCTTTACCGTCACCGGCGTCGAATCCGGTGACACGGTCGAAATCATCAACACCAACGGTGATGCGGTGATCGGTTCGGCGGTTGCCACCGGCAGCACAGTCACGATCACGACGTCGAACATCGCCGCGCTGGGCGACGGCAGTTACACGCTTGCGGCACGACGTAGCAATGGTGGTTCCAGCAGTGGCAACAGCGCGACCCTGACGGTCACCTACGACAACACCGGCCCGGCGACGGTCGGCGACACGGCCACGACCCAGGCCAACGTCGGGACGCAGTACATCACCAACTTGATCAGCAGTGAAGAAGGCAGCGGGCTGGTCTATTCGTTGATTTCGTCGCCCACCGGCGCGACCATTAACCCGGCCACCGGCCAGATCACTTGGAATCCGCAGGCCGCCGATGTGGGGACCGTCGACTTTGACATCCGACTGACTGACTTGGCCGGCAATGCGACCGATGACAGCTTCAGTGTCACCGTCAGCGAACCGGCGGTCGCGGGTGTGCGACTGGAAATCACGGACTTGGACGGAAACGTCATCACCAGTGTCGCCAGTGGCGAAGAATTCTTGCTGCGGATGTACGGCCAAGATTTGCGACCCGGCATCGATCGACGCGGTGTCTTCGCGGCATTCGCCGACATCTTGTTTGACGCCAATCTGATTCAACCGGTCAGCGGTACAACGATCCAGTACGGCAGCGGATTCAATACCGTCCAAGACGGGACCTTTGCCAGCGGTTTAATCGACGAACTTGGTGCGGCCCAGTCCAACACGGTCCCCAGCGACGAAAGCGAAAGCCTGATCGCCACCATTCGCATGGAAGCGATCGCCAGCGGGACGGTCAACATCACCAGTGAACCGGCCGACGATTCTGGCAGCGAAACGTTGCTGTACTTGAGTGACGAACGAGTTCCGGCCGCCAGCGTCGCTTACGGCAACATCTCCCTGGCGATCGACCAAAACTTTACGGTTGTCGATGACACGTTCACTGTGGACGAAGACAGCACCTCCAACACGCTGGACGTCTTGGACAACGACACCAGTGTCGGTGGTACCACGCTAACGATCGTCTCGGTGACCCAGCCGACCACCGGTGGCGCGGTATCGATCAGCAACGACGAATTGATCTTCACGCCCACCGCGGACTTCGTCGGCGAAGTCGTCTTCAGCTATCGCGTGGCCAACAGCGACGGGGTTCAAGACGACGCGACCGTGACGGTGACCGTTGAAGACGTGAATGATCCGCCGCTCGGGGCGCCGGACACCTTCACCGTTGATCAGGGGACGGTGTTGAATGATCTGGACGTCTTGGACAACGACAGCATCGCGCCCGATACCGGCGAAGAACTGACGGTGACCGGTGTCGGGACCACGTCCAACGGCGGCACGGTGACCGTTGCCAGCGACGGCAAATCGGTGTTGTACACACCGCCAGCCGACTTCACCGGCGTCGATACCTTTACCTACACCCTCAGCGACGGCGAGGCGACCGTGCCGGTGACCGTCAGCGTGACGGTGAACCCGGGTGACGAACCGCCGGTCGCGGTCAACGATGCCTTTACGGTGACCGAAGACGCGGCCGAGGCATCGTTTGACATCTTGGCCAACGACACCCGTGACAGTGAAAATCAGGCTTTCGAACTGCTCGAAGTCGCCACACCGTCCAACGGTGGAACCGCCTCGGTCGGCACCGATGGCGAACTGCGGTACCAACCGGCCGCCAATTTTGTCGGCACCGAAACGGTCCAGTACACCATCCGCGATACCGGCGGCGGGCTGGCCGTCGGAACGGTGACGTTCACGGTGACCGGTGTGAACGATCCACCGCCTGCGGCCGATGCAACCGCCGACGTTCTGCGATCCGCCGGCGAATCCGTCGTGCTGACCGTTGCCGATTTGCCGACCAACGTCGACAGCGGTGAAACGTTGCAATTCACTGCGACCGGAACGACATCACAGGGCGGAACCGTTCGCATCAGTACCGCGGGGGATCGAATCTTTTACACGCCGCCGGCGGGCGACTTCACCGGCGACGACACGTTCACGTTCACCGTCAGCGATCCATCAGGTGCCACCAGCACGGCGACACTGACGGTGACGGTGTCCGACTACGAGCTGCGTGATTTTTCGTTCGCATTGTCATCAGCCATCCCCGGCGTCTTGCACGGCGTTCGATTGGTAGGCACTGACGACTTGGGTGCTGCCGTGGACGTCGCGGCGATTCAAGACGCAAACGGCCAGTTCGTGTTCGCCGACCAATTGCCCGGTGACTACAAGATCATGATCCCCGCGGTTCCGTTCTTGCAAAACGGGGGCCAGCCGATCGAGTTGGAACTAAACAGTGCACCGGAGGACGGCGATGCGGCACTGGAAGCCGACTTGGGACGTCTGCGTCCGCAATACCTTTCGATCCGTGATTGGTTCGGCGGTGCGGCACGACGATCGATCGTTGCGGCGGTCAGCCCCGGCGAAGAACCCGTCTTCATGCAAACCAGCCAAGACACCGGAGACGTTTCCGATCCGGATGTCCAGCTAAGCAACGACGGCACCCAAGTGATCGTCACCGGGAAAGACGATCAAGACGCCGATGTGCAGGCGACGTTGAACGTTCAGTCCGGCAACCGCGTCGAAGTTCGCGGTCAAGTCGGTGATTTGCGTCTGCTGAAAATCAGCGTCGAACCGACCGATGTCAGCTTTACCGAAGTCGCTTCGGCGGGCACCGCGTCAACGGCCGAGGGCGAAGCAGCGGCGGCAACCAGCCAATCCGTGTTGTCCAATGATCAGGCGGCCGAAGGTGAATCGCCCGTCGTCGCGGCGGTCACTCAGGTGGACGCGGTCGTGCCCGCCGCTTCACCGATATCGGTCGATCAAACGCCGCAACAAGACGCAAGCGGCGTCGGTTCGGATGCCGATACCAACGTCGTCGGCGACAGCATGGACGCCCAACAGGTTGACGCATCAATGCCACAGGTGGCATCACGTTTGAGCTTGCTGTCGTCCGCTGCGGATCAGTTGGCCGAACCCGACGACGATCTTTCGGCCGATGCCGTTGACGCGGCCTTGTCCTCGTAA
- a CDS encoding type IV pilus twitching motility protein PilT, translating into MATVLIDKLLQAAIKQGVSDIHIVVGQPPVFRLHGRMRKLETKTLDAEDAVALMKSITPERCQRELQETGSTDFGFAFGELARFRVSVFKQRGFISMVLRQIPNDKLTPEQLGLPESVVKLVHRPRGLFLVTGPTGSGKSTTLASLIHLLNETVDHHIITIEDPIEFYHDHIKSTINQREVGVDVPSFSEAIRRALRQDPDVILVGELRDLETIEAAISAAETGHIVFGTLHTNSAQGTVNRIIDAFPGNLQDQIRTQLASSLIGVVAQTLLPRIGGGRCAAYEVLVVTPGVSNLIRENKTFRINSSIQTGAKFGMQLMDDALFNHWKAEKVTVEDALAKAHRPDDLARRIVQARKGLGDEAMPVGEDD; encoded by the coding sequence ATGGCAACCGTGTTGATCGACAAACTGTTGCAGGCCGCCATTAAGCAGGGCGTCAGCGACATTCACATCGTCGTCGGTCAACCGCCCGTATTCCGCTTGCACGGCCGAATGCGGAAGCTGGAAACCAAAACACTGGACGCCGAAGACGCCGTCGCGCTGATGAAAAGCATCACGCCGGAACGGTGCCAACGGGAACTGCAAGAGACAGGAAGTACGGACTTCGGGTTCGCGTTTGGCGAACTGGCACGTTTCCGGGTGTCGGTGTTCAAACAGCGCGGTTTCATTTCGATGGTGCTGCGTCAGATCCCCAACGACAAGCTGACACCCGAACAACTGGGATTGCCCGAAAGCGTCGTCAAACTGGTGCACCGCCCGCGGGGCCTGTTCCTGGTGACCGGGCCGACCGGTTCGGGGAAATCAACGACGCTGGCTTCGCTGATTCACCTGCTGAACGAAACGGTCGACCACCACATCATCACGATCGAAGACCCGATCGAGTTCTATCACGACCACATCAAGAGCACGATCAACCAGCGTGAAGTCGGCGTGGACGTGCCGAGTTTCTCCGAAGCGATTCGGCGGGCATTGCGGCAAGACCCCGACGTGATCCTGGTCGGCGAGCTTCGTGACTTGGAAACGATCGAAGCGGCGATCAGTGCGGCGGAAACGGGGCACATCGTGTTCGGCACGCTGCACACCAACAGTGCCCAAGGCACGGTCAACCGAATCATCGACGCGTTCCCCGGGAACCTGCAGGATCAGATCCGAACCCAGTTGGCCAGTTCGCTGATCGGCGTGGTCGCCCAGACCCTGTTGCCTCGAATCGGCGGCGGTCGCTGTGCGGCCTACGAAGTCTTGGTGGTCACTCCCGGGGTGTCGAACCTGATTCGTGAAAACAAGACCTTCCGAATCAACAGTTCGATCCAGACCGGTGCCAAGTTTGGCATGCAGCTGATGGACGACGCTTTGTTCAACCACTGGAAAGCGGAAAAGGTCACGGTCGAAGACGCCTTGGCCAAAGCCCACCGTCCGGACGACTTGGCCCGCCGTATTGTCCAGGCTCGTAAGGGCCTTGGCGACGAAGCGATGCCCGTCGGGGAAGACGACTGA
- the panC gene encoding pantoate--beta-alanine ligase — translation MQVFQQIDEARNWVRQQRAAGHRTALVPTMGALHQGHLSLVELGRQRCEKTIATIFVNPTQFGPGEDFEQYPRLPEEDLQLLRQVGTDAVFLPDAAAMYPTGFSTAVSPPDVAGDLEGRLRPGHFSGVATVVLKLFQILPATHAVFGRKDYQQLLVIAAMVRDLNVDIEIIDAPIVREADGLALSSRNRYLSQDERQTAKRLSAALQACCDAFADGNRDADDLQSIMHAVLTESGKSHPPVDSIDYAVVRGADDLRVLNTVTADAVALIAAKVGSTRLIDNRVIGNTH, via the coding sequence ATGCAAGTCTTTCAACAAATCGACGAAGCCCGAAACTGGGTTCGCCAGCAACGCGCCGCAGGCCACCGTACGGCGCTGGTGCCGACCATGGGTGCGCTTCACCAGGGCCACCTTTCGTTGGTCGAACTCGGGCGGCAACGGTGCGAGAAAACGATCGCGACCATCTTCGTCAATCCAACCCAGTTTGGGCCTGGTGAAGATTTCGAACAGTATCCTCGATTGCCCGAGGAAGACTTGCAATTGCTGCGTCAGGTCGGAACCGATGCGGTGTTCCTGCCGGACGCCGCGGCGATGTATCCGACCGGATTCAGCACCGCGGTGTCACCACCCGATGTTGCGGGCGACCTGGAAGGCCGACTGCGGCCCGGACATTTTTCGGGAGTGGCCACCGTGGTCTTAAAGTTGTTTCAAATATTGCCGGCCACGCATGCGGTTTTCGGACGCAAGGACTATCAACAACTGTTGGTCATCGCCGCGATGGTGCGTGACTTGAATGTTGACATCGAAATTATCGACGCGCCGATCGTTCGCGAAGCGGATGGATTGGCGTTAAGCAGTCGTAACCGTTACCTCAGTCAGGACGAACGTCAAACCGCAAAGCGATTGTCCGCAGCGTTGCAGGCGTGCTGTGATGCTTTTGCCGATGGCAACCGCGACGCCGACGACTTGCAGTCAATCATGCATGCGGTGCTGACCGAATCTGGCAAGTCACATCCGCCGGTGGATTCCATCGATTACGCGGTGGTCCGTGGCGCCGATGACCTACGCGTGTTGAACACGGTCACGGCCGATGCGGTTGCATTGATTGCGGCGAAGGTGGGATCGACTCGATTGATTGACAATCGGGTGATCGGCAACACGCATTAG
- a CDS encoding HU family DNA-binding protein gives MAKAPTKTQILANIAEATELSKKDVAAVFDALTEEIRAELGKKGSGQFAIPGLCKIVRRDVPAKPKRKGRNPADGSEIWLAPKPASKKIVIRPLKGLKEMI, from the coding sequence ATGGCCAAGGCTCCGACCAAGACTCAAATCTTGGCGAACATCGCCGAAGCGACCGAGCTGTCCAAAAAAGACGTTGCTGCGGTCTTTGATGCATTGACCGAAGAGATCCGTGCCGAGCTCGGCAAGAAAGGATCTGGACAATTCGCGATTCCAGGTCTGTGCAAGATCGTTCGTCGCGACGTGCCCGCCAAGCCGAAACGCAAGGGACGCAACCCTGCCGATGGCAGCGAAATCTGGTTGGCTCCCAAACCGGCCAGCAAGAAGATCGTGATCCGTCCGCTGAAGGGTCTGAAGGAAATGATCTGA
- a CDS encoding PIG-L family deacetylase codes for MNDSPPLDVVAVAAHPDDVEVACGATLAKLVRQGYRVGIIDLTDGEPTPHCPSPEVRAAEARAAAETLGVQVRIQLGLPNRRLMDGFDARVALAKQFRIHRPRIVIGFGDATPTASPDHWQAKLITDAAVFYSRLTKWDQHFDGLPVHAVRRQLYFRLALEPDTIAGHSHHLLVDVAATLQQKIDAILCYQSQFAHKPAIESRIRAAALVTGSLAGVDAAESFVAVRPVAVDDLVTTVL; via the coding sequence ATGAATGATTCACCGCCCCTGGACGTCGTCGCCGTTGCCGCCCACCCGGACGACGTGGAAGTCGCCTGCGGCGCAACGCTGGCCAAACTGGTTCGCCAAGGCTATCGCGTCGGGATCATCGATTTGACCGACGGTGAACCGACGCCCCATTGCCCATCGCCGGAGGTCCGGGCGGCCGAGGCCCGGGCGGCCGCCGAAACACTGGGCGTCCAGGTCCGGATCCAGCTGGGGCTGCCCAACCGCAGGCTGATGGACGGATTCGATGCTCGCGTCGCACTTGCAAAACAGTTTCGGATCCACCGTCCACGCATCGTCATCGGCTTTGGCGACGCCACCCCGACCGCGTCGCCGGACCACTGGCAAGCCAAACTGATCACCGACGCAGCCGTCTTTTACAGTCGGCTGACCAAGTGGGACCAGCATTTTGACGGCCTGCCCGTCCATGCGGTCCGCCGCCAGCTGTATTTCCGCCTGGCCTTGGAACCCGACACGATCGCCGGCCATTCCCATCATTTGCTGGTCGATGTGGCCGCAACGCTGCAACAGAAAATCGACGCCATCCTTTGCTACCAAAGCCAATTCGCCCACAAACCGGCGATCGAATCACGCATCCGCGCCGCCGCTCTGGTCACCGGCAGCCTGGCAGGGGTCGATGCCGCCGAATCGTTCGTCGCCGTCCGGCCGGTGGCCGTGGACGACCTGGTCACCACCGTCCTGTAG